The Paenibacillus spongiae nucleotide sequence GTGACGGACGGGCGGTTCTCCGGCGCTACGCGCGGCCCTTGCGTCGGCTATCTCGGGCCGGAAGCGCTGGACGGAGGACCGATTGCGGCCGTAGAGAACAGCGATTTGATCCGCATCGACATTCCGGGCCGGACGATCGACATCGTCGGCATCGCCGGCGCTGTGCGGACGCCGGAGGAAATCGCCGAGACGATCGCGGCGCGATTGAGCCGATGGGAGAAGCCGGCCGTCACGCACAAGGGGGTGCTGCGGCAGTATACCGCGCTGGCGCGTCCGGCACTTGAGGGCGGGTCCTGCATTCCGTGATGGTGCAGGCCGGGACGGCTTGTCTTTACCGGGCCTAGCAAGATTGGATATGATATCTTCAGATACTGGCAAGCGAGCAGGTAGAGTCCTCAGACAGAGGTCTCTACCTGCTCGTTCGATGTGGACGTATAGACCCGTTCTACCCGGCTTCCGATGCGGCTGACGATTTCATTGGTCACGGTTCCGCATCGTGAGGCGATTTGGCCCGCCGTAATGGTCTCCGAACCGTCTTGCCCGATCAGCGTAGCCGTATCGCCGTGCCGAATCCCATGAATGGCCGTGACATCGACCATGAACTGGTCCATGCAGATATTCCCGATGATGCCGGCCCGCTGGCCGCGGATCAGTACATAGCCGCCATTATCGGCCAGCGTCTTTGGAATACCGTCGCCATAACCAATGGTAAGGGTGGCGATCCGGATATCCTGCGAAGGGATGAATTTATGGCCGTAGCCGATGGGGCTGTTAGCGCGTACCTCTTTCACTTGCGCAACGGCGGCTTTGAGGGACAGCACGGGCCGCAGCTCGATCGGCGCCATGACAGCATCGTCTTCCCTGCTCAGCAGCCCATACAGCGCAATGCCCGGACGAGCGAGATCGCAATCGATCGCAGGATAATTCAATATGCCGTAACTGCTTTGGATGTGGACGGCACCCGGGCTGCAGCCGGCTGCCTCAATCTGCCGGATCACATGCAGGAAGCGTTCCACCTGCATGTTCGTGAATGCGGCCTGCTCGGATCGGGTGCTGTCGGATACGGATAAGTGGCTGAAGGTTCCCATTACGTGCAAATGTTCCAGCCGATAGCAAGATATAATGGCCTGGATGTTCTCATAAGGCTCGCCTAAACGGTTCATCCCGGTGTCGATCTTCACATGAGCCTTCAGCTTGAGCCCGCATTGATTCAATGCCTGTCCATATTCGGCGCTGACAATCGCTTGAGTCAGCCTATAGCGGAACAAGTCATACGCGCGTCCGAGCGGCGTATAGCTCAAGATGAGAATGTCGCCTTTCACGCCATGCTTGCGCAGTTCGATCCCTTCCTCGATCTCGGCGACGGCAAATTGGTTGACGCCGATCCGATTCAGATATTGGGCGACTTGTATGCTGCCGTGTCCGTAAGCATTGGCTTTCACGACCGGCATAATATCGCAGCGGGAGGGAAGAGCCGTCTTGAGCGCCAGTAAATTATGGTCTAAGTGATCCAGGTTGATCTCCGCCCAAGCCCGGCGGACGGAAGACGCTTCGGAAGCCGGTTTGGGCCGCAGCAGCAGCGCGGCGGGAGGGAGAGTATTCATCACTGAATCACCTTCCCGAGATCATGGAAGATCGTGACGATGAATCCATCCGTATTATTGCCGGACCATTCATAGCGGGAGCCGCTCCTGATCGGAATCAAGGTTTCGCCTTCGTCGGCGACATCTATGGCATATATCTCGATGAGATGCTGTTTAACTTTCATATAGAGATGCGTCCCTTCGAAGGCGAACTGCTTCATATAAACGATGTACTCCTCCAAGCACAGATCGTAATTCTCCATGATGATAGCATGCGGAACGCCGACATACCGATAATGCCAAGGCTCGCAAGCGATGTTCGTGATGGCTTCCTTCCCTTCCTTATACCGCTGGATAAAACCGAATTCGGCCGCCAATTGTTTGAAAGATGCGTAAACGCCATGATCGGGAAGGGATGGGCACAGGTAATCGACATCATCCCGCAATTGACCGACATCGACCGCCAGTCCGGTCTGGTGTTCGCTCTCATTCGGCCGCGCGACATAGCTAGCCGTAAATGCGGCGCCATGCTCCTCTAATGAACTGTCGTAAATATGCTTCTGCTGCGCCAGCGTACGATAACCGCTCACAATGCCGATGCTGCCTGCGGCATGAGAGGCTTCCAGCAAAGCGTTCAACTGCCGGTACCCGGTTCGATGGAGACGGATTTGGCTCTCCTCCGTGCCAGCCTGCTGAATCGTCGTTACCGGGACGATGTCATCTGGCCGATAGTGCTCTGCGATCGGATGCTCGCGATTGACCAATACCAAGCTGCCGCTGTGGATCATCCCGCGGTGCAATCGGACAATATGCTCAGCAGCGGGTCTCATGGTTGGCCTCCTCCTTCGCAGCGGCAAGCGAGATCAACCTGTCCATCAATTGCGGATACGAAATGCCGCTATAGCGCATCATGTTCGGATACCGGCTGGCCGCCGTGAAGCCGGGCATCGTATTCACCTCATTAAATACGATGCGGCCTTCCTCCGTCAGGAACATGTCCACCCTGGCAAGTCCTCTGCAGCCCAGCGTCTTGTAGATCAGGCGGGCGGCCGCCTTGATCCTGTCGGCGGTACCTGGTTCTATTCTAGCGGGCAGGTGGATGTTCGAAGTGCGCAGCGAATACTTCTCCTCGTAATCGAAGAATTCGCCTGTAAGCTCGATCTCGTCGATTGCGGCGATGACGGGCTCTGAATATCCCAATACCGCGCATCCGACCTCGAATCCGGTCACGTTCTGCTCGATAACGACCTTCCGGTCATGGGAGAAGGCAGCTTGAATACCATTCCTAAGCGCCTGCTTGTCGTATGCTTTTGTAATGCCGAATGACGAGCCGGATCGCGACGGTTTAACGTATAATGGGAAGCCCAGCTTCTCCGCTTCTCGGATGGCCGGATCGAGGTCATCGCCTGCAAACGCCGTCACCGAGGCCGCAGTCTCGACGCCAGCTGCCCGAACCAATTGGCCGGCGGTCGCTTTGTCCATGCAAATCGCAGAT carries:
- the vanG gene encoding D-alanine--D-serine ligase VanG, whose protein sequence is MELKNIAVLFGGCSTEYDVSLQSAASVIDHLDRSKYHFILLGITREGTWLRYNGSTADIRSDTWHTYDNCIPAFISPCKNARGIVELSGTEYRTTPVDVAFPVLHGKNGEDGTVQGLLELSGIPFVGCDTLSSAICMDKATAGQLVRAAGVETAASVTAFAGDDLDPAIREAEKLGFPLYVKPSRSGSSFGITKAYDKQALRNGIQAAFSHDRKVVIEQNVTGFEVGCAVLGYSEPVIAAIDEIELTGEFFDYEEKYSLRTSNIHLPARIEPGTADRIKAAARLIYKTLGCRGLARVDMFLTEEGRIVFNEVNTMPGFTAASRYPNMMRYSGISYPQLMDRLISLAAAKEEANHETRC
- the vanT gene encoding serine racemase VanT catalytic subunit — its product is MNTLPPAALLLRPKPASEASSVRRAWAEINLDHLDHNLLALKTALPSRCDIMPVVKANAYGHGSIQVAQYLNRIGVNQFAVAEIEEGIELRKHGVKGDILILSYTPLGRAYDLFRYRLTQAIVSAEYGQALNQCGLKLKAHVKIDTGMNRLGEPYENIQAIISCYRLEHLHVMGTFSHLSVSDSTRSEQAAFTNMQVERFLHVIRQIEAAGCSPGAVHIQSSYGILNYPAIDCDLARPGIALYGLLSREDDAVMAPIELRPVLSLKAAVAQVKEVRANSPIGYGHKFIPSQDIRIATLTIGYGDGIPKTLADNGGYVLIRGQRAGIIGNICMDQFMVDVTAIHGIRHGDTATLIGQDGSETITAGQIASRCGTVTNEIVSRIGSRVERVYTSTSNEQVETSV
- a CDS encoding D-alanyl-D-alanine carboxypeptidase family protein, with translation MRPAAEHIVRLHRGMIHSGSLVLVNREHPIAEHYRPDDIVPVTTIQQAGTEESQIRLHRTGYRQLNALLEASHAAGSIGIVSGYRTLAQQKHIYDSSLEEHGAAFTASYVARPNESEHQTGLAVDVGQLRDDVDYLCPSLPDHGVYASFKQLAAEFGFIQRYKEGKEAITNIACEPWHYRYVGVPHAIIMENYDLCLEEYIVYMKQFAFEGTHLYMKVKQHLIEIYAIDVADEGETLIPIRSGSRYEWSGNNTDGFIVTIFHDLGKVIQ